TGCCTCTGttaattaaacataaaatgaatgaCCATCACTTTGCAAAGCATTATAAAAGGGACATGGACCTGACAATCCGTGTGAATTTACCTTTTACTTGTTTGGAACTATCttatgctgtttgtgtgttttgttgtgtgcttCTCTGTTCTCATTTCCTCTTGCAGTACATTGGTCTCTCATTGTAACAATAAAATCTTACTTGCAGTGAGACCTAATCAGTTTAAAACGACTATTTATGTATGATCTATTATTTTTACAAGGTAATGTTTCAGCTGCAATGACAATGGCCACTATCTCCCGAAATTCAAGGGAAGTTAATCACTAATTGCTTTGTGTTATTATCCAATTAGCCTGCATAGTTCCCATTTTCAAATGTTAAGAACATCCTTTTCCATTACGATTACAATGGAAGTCTGAGCCCAGCCCATAATTGGATGTTGTACAGAAGAGAGTTCAATTTATTGATGTTTAAACAGACTACACACTGGGCAGCACTGTTCCTTGACCCCACAACTACCCATTTGCTTATACTTTGATctatttgtgctgtttttttaattgttttgtttttgtggttatttcctttgcattttcttttatttttttctgtgtctctgtgtggttgTCCCGCATCTGTTTGCAGTCAGTGTCTGTCCAGCCATGGTCATTGTATGTCTCCCTATGTGCTTTCCTATTCATAAAGAGTAGAATAGAATATTTTCCTTTATACAGCCCACGGTCAGATAACGCCAGACCTCCCGGTGCTGATCCTGGTCTGCGTCTGTGCGCTGTGACTTCCGCCACCAGGGGGCGACGTCATCAGGCAGCGACCCGCCGCAGCGTGAGGAGGAAGTGTCTTTGCTGTGCTCGTTGTCTGGACGACAGGAAGCGTCCGGCGGCAGTAAGAGGACAACAGCCtgagaaatactgaaatatcTGTGTCTGTGGCAGAAACCATGGAGGAATATCACTCTGGAGAAGAGGTGAGCACGTCATTTAGCATTTTTTGGGGGTAAATTCTGTGTCGAAATGTCCGTAATCTTTTTAAGACCCTTTATAGCCGGTTAGCTTGTGCTAGCTGAAGCTAACGGTGTTTTAATCAGGGTGTGGTCAAATAATCGGAGCAGTGTTTTGTTATCAATAAAATGGACTGGACATTGTTGGCTAAAGTCACAGTCTGACGTATGTGTGTCTCTCAGTCACCCTGAAACAGGCTGCTCAGTGTATAAATGAATGGACAATTGAGTGACAGCTATGGGACATCAATATTTTTATGCATCAAATCTACCCATAACAATGAGCCAACTAACAGAACAATTTATTTATGCATGAAAATACGTTGAGTAAGTATACACCTATAAAAACAACTATGTACAAATGGACAAAATAACCACTCTGCTGTTTCTCCACAGTGCTTAAGGTTAATTagctttagctagctcagcATATCATCAGATATAATGAGAATCTGAAATCAGTATAATGATGCTGAAAAGATTTCAGTATCATTATGCAGAAAATTGCACAGTGTAATGCAGAGCTGAATGGTACGACACTGATGGAATTATGAACAATCCTGCAGGTTGTCTTCAGTGCTGATGAAGCCAGTGTCTCAGTCAAAGAGGTGAGCTTCAATCCCTGAagttgataaaaaaacaaaactggatgCAACTGTACATGAACTCACTTTTGGGATTTCCTCTGTGCGTTTTTGTCTCAGTGTATTGAAGGTGTGATTGGTGGAACAGATTATAATCAGAATAAAGTGAACCAGTGGACGGCCAGTATAGTCGAGCACTCTCTGACTCACCTGGTGAAACAGGGGCGGCCATTCAAATACATGGGTGAGCATACCTCTTAATTATACAGTGACATGAGACCGTAGGACATATAATAAAGGTTGTTGTCATGTAGATCTTGAAGGTGATGGAAAACATGTGAGTGATGCCGGTCTCTGATGTTTTCTAGTGAACTGCACCATCATGCAGAAGAGCGGGGCTGGTCTCCACACAGCCAACTCCTGCTACTGGGACACTGCCACTGACGGTTAGAGACGGCCTGTATTTAGAGCTGGTATCATTTGACAGTGTCTGATACTGGTGTGAAAAGATCCTCTTAAGTTTTTGGTATCAGATGATGATAACTCACAATAACTCACTTCAGGCttagaaaaatatttcacaactaaagtataatttttcatttaataaaagaAGTAGAGATTGCAAATATTGTCCAAACACAGCCAGTCTGCAGTGTATGGTGTACCACCTGAAATTGGCAAAAGTAAGACATTTGCTAAACTGTAATTGAAGGACATGCAGGATCTGGCCAATATAAAAACCTTTAAGCCTTTAATGTCACCTGAGCTGACGTACCAACAAGATGAGATAATTgcttctgctgtgtgtctctttcaggAAGCTGCACAGTCAGGTGGGAGAATCGCACCATGTACTGTGTggtcagtgtgtttgctgtggcaCTGTGACGGTGGCAGCGAGCTGCGTTGGCCTCTCTTTAACACCATCCTACCTGAAGCTGTACTTTAAAAGCCATCAAGACCCTCTGGCGGAAGTTCATGTCAAGTTTCTCCCCACAGGCAGGAAATGCGAGTCTCCAGTCTGTGACCTTGGGCCCGTTTGACTGTGACAAAACGTTGATTTGTAGGGACCAAAGTTATGATCAGAGCAGAAGATGGTTGTTTATCAAAAAGCATTATTCTTGTTCTGAGTTTTGAAAACATGAGCACTAAATATTGTGATCTGTCTAAATGAATTGTCCCAAGTCTGAATTTTTCCCACAATTTAGGAcctcatttcttttaatttgtctcTGAACCAAGCTGTTGCTAAAGAGAAAAGCTGCCTGTAtatgaagttgtgtttttagtACTTATTTAGTGTTTATACTGCTCTGCATTCATATTTGTGAGATTTCTATTGGCTTGTATTTGTAGCTGTGCAGTATAATTCCAGGTTAGTATCATTTAATGGTCAGTCTCAACAGCCAATGCACTTTTCTAGACTTTTCCTGAAGAAATCCTGGAATTTCCTGTTGAACTACACGTTGAGCTCATTTAGGCCGTTGTATGAATTTATCTGGAGCATCATTAAATATATTCAACAACTTGTactttgttttcttcaaatttgttgagcatgcaaacagcaaaaaaaaaaaaaaaaaaaaaaaaaaaaagaagttttgaCTAATTGGTTGTTCATCCACTAGAGGGTATCATAGTATCACACAGAGTGAGTGCTTCTcagctttgtaaaaaaaaaaaaaaaaaaaactacacagttttcacatataaatataaatttatttgggttttctttttttttttagtattttatttttttattttaaatgcctTTTACCTTGTAATTAATGAGAATGTTTgtaacacagatttttttttgttttatatatatatatatttttttggtttcaaaGGTTACTTGTCTTATTTGGACAAATATTCGGGGCATTCATGTGATTCCAGAGGTTTTCAGCCCTCTACATATAAATTGCAAAAAGGAGTTAGTGCAAAAGCAAACACTGACATTCCCTCTCAGACACAGTTGTGCATTAAAGGTGGGAAAATAAATACTGAGGATTCCAAATAATTTGTGTGCACTTGATGTTAATATTCTAAGTGATgagacataaaaacagagagctgaCTTCACAAGCATGagttagaaaaacacaaatacatccaAACAAAAGCATTTCACATCACAACAGCTGTTGCTGCTCAGTGGTTGACCCAAAGCCGCTTAAATCCTTTTAGTAAACGTGCAAAAAACATTTCGTGCTTTACAGTAATGTGTTTTGATGACTGAACAGGCTCTTTGACAACGTGTGGAGCACATATACATCACAAAATCAGTACACATGAATGATAAAGCTCTTATCAAGGAGTAAAAAACGCTGATTGCTTGCAGGCGTAAAACCAGCAGGAGGCTCAGAAAGAAACCCTGTACAAAACAGGCCCTCCCCAACACAATATTCGTCACACCTCCACAACCAGAAGCTCCATACATGCACACCTCCTTGCCAAagagaaatattaaatacaatCAATTCAAATGCATGGCTCCTTGTGATCAGTAATGCAGCATATAAGTGGACACTCTCCAAAACTAAAGAAGCAGCAATGGTAGTGTACACGGCAGGGGTCTTATTGGTAGTAAAGGCTGCAGGATGTTGGGTTCAGATGCTGGCTGGTGAGATGAGTGAGCACCATCTCCGCCCCCTTCCTGCCGCCTGGTTAACGCAAGTGACTGCTGTGCACGGTGGCAGCCAGGACAGGCCTGGAGTTAAGGACATACTAGCTTCAGGTAGGAAGAGCAGGCGACAGAGCTGAGATGGATTTACTGTGGGACATTTGTGGACTCGACTCACAGAGGGATTTATGCGGCACTTAAAAGGTTGCAGAGGAAGTGATGACTGTCAGTCATCGCTCCGAATGGCACATTGAACAAGTGTGATGGTTTAAGCATTGCAGGATACACCGTGGCTGACGTCGCCATTGATTCCATCCGCTATGTTAGCAGTCATTTCATTAGGAATGTCATAGATTGTGTTGTTGAGCATGTCATAACTGGTGTCATTGGGCATGTCGTCTGTGCTGTCACTGGTGCTGTCAGGGGCTCTGTCATCAGCTGGCTCGGTGTACGCAGACGGGCTTGGCGGATCCAGCGCTGCCTTTCCGATCGGCCTGTTTTGTGGAGCGGCAGAATTGCACATCAGACAGAGAAGGGAGGAGCAGTTCCAGAGGCCCTGGGTCATGCTGGAGGAGAAGAGCCGGCGGCATGGATGACAGAACTGGTAGAAGACCAGCATGAAGAAGATGGCGATGGCGTAGGctaccagcagctgcagcaccagcagGGGCGCACAGATGAACTTGTAGAAGTCCGTTTTGTAGATGTACCACAGCAGAAGCAGCGAGGCGTTCTCCACAAAGCGCAACATGTAGTACACAGCCATGCGATACCAGTTCTGGGACTTGTTGATGAGGTCGGGGTCATTGAGTTTCACCTGCACGGCTGACCAGCAGAACATGTTGATTCCAGCGTAGAGAAAGGTCAGCAAGCAAAGCACAATGGTAGTTCCCACCCGGGTCAGAGTTTTTTCAATATTCTCTGGGAATGGAGAGTGGCTCTGCCAGAAAAGGATCCAGgggtagaggaagaaaacaaggaagTTCAGCAGAACCACAGGAAGCACCCAGaactgcagcacagagctgaacagaaccaggaccacCACACGGGTGGCGATCTCAAAGCTCCTCCACAGGAAAATGCACAGATAAGCCATCGGCCGGACATCAACTTCATAATCGTCATATTTGATCTTAATGGCCAGGATGTTGCAGCGCAGCGCTCCGTACACaatggagaggagggagatCACCATCAGTGTGCCTGACATTGAAAAAGATAAGTGgttattaaaatgtgtcataaTGTACTAATTCTTGTCCCAAAACATGTGATAAGTGATCTTTGACCACCCaactgaaaaatcaaaacaaaacacaacaagcaaaaGCTCGCATGACTGTAGCTTTGTGTTATCAGATAAACTCCCTCCGTCACTTTCACTGAAAGCACAAAATGTAGGCGTCTATTAGAATGAGCGTTGGCTGTACAAATGGCCAACTGactgttgttttaaatgaactgagCCTTTAaggtctgaaaacacacaccaactctGCAGGCGTGAAACAGAAGTGTCAAAACTACACCAGCGAAGGAAATAACACTTACGTGCCGTTTATTCTGTCCCGGATCAAAAGAACAGATGTCCTGCATTGACTGTGAACCTTTTACTAAATCCCTCTCAGGAATACAAATGcttgctcacactcacacacacggtTAGACAGGCTGACCCCAGATCTGCACCAATTGGCAGATGGATTCACCATTTTCCATCCTCGCTATCAGCGTTACATAACGCCACTTTAACTCGTGAAAACACCATCCTCTTATTGCCAATATGGCGTCCGGATGATCAACCCACACAGTCAGGGAGTGGATTTATCTGAAAGAGCCCAGAAACTCACCTCTGCCGATGGACACTCCCCGCTGCAGGACGCAGATGTAGAGCTGCAGGGTGAGCTGGGGTGCTGACCCCAGGAAGGCCTGAATGACAGAGGTGCGGGCGAAGGCCGCTCTGTGAGTAAAGAGTTTACCCTCCGCCTGCCCCACCTGTCGCTCAACCTCCTCAGACTGACCCCCGCGGGGCATCTGCTTCTTCCTGGTAATGCTGACATATGGCTCCTCCACTCGGCCCACACTGCCATAGATGCAAAATGCCTCCAAACACCTGAGGGGCAACAGAAATGATCAGGAGCCGCAGACACTTCTGAGTGGTCCTCCAAATGAATTCAGTGGAACTGAACTATCTGTTATTCTTTTCAGTGTCATTTACTTTATCAAAAAACAGCATGATGTTTATTtccacaccgacacacacacaagctattTAACACCACTTCTCAGTGCTCATCAAAGTAACATCTTCTACTTTCCTTTTTTCGAACCAGCtatctcaaaaacaaaaactgtccaaTTTATCATGGATCTTCTTCATGAAGATGAAACTAAGATGAAAGTAAATAGGCCCAATGTTTTGAGGAACTGAAACCTGATAAAATATGTCCGGCCAACAAATTGAATCATACACAACTGGACTTTGATTTGTCTAAGGAGACGTCTTCTTGACCtggatgaaagagaaaacaaacagattgaTAAAATACGATATAGTTTTGGCACTAACTGAACAGTGAGAATGCGTCATTGTGAGCGCCTGAAGATGTGCCAGGATTCGTGGTCAAACGTCATCTGGATAGACACAAAAAGCACTTAAGTGCAGATGTGGGTGGAGGGCCAGAGGTGGAGGCAGTGCTGTGCTGAAACATGATCAATAAAACATTGGGCGGCGGTGCTGACGGAGGCGTCAGACagtgaacacacatacacaaactctcaGTCAAGGATGAGGTGATAAACATCAGCGAGAGGGAGGTTTTACATTGATGAGGTGAAGGAGAAAGTGAAGGTTGCAAAACACCCAGATTTTGAAACGATACCAACTCAAAGTGGCTCAGATCACTCAAAGCTCTCAGATGGATACTTGACTTGAAAAGGAGTGACTCTCAGTGACAAAGCGAACAGCTGATCTCAGGTCTCTGTGCGTTGAGTCTCTGCTGACAGGGCGTCTGTTTAAGCTGCAGCTGTTCTCCGAACACTAACTGTATGCTCCAGCTGGCGTACATAGTTAACTGAAGAGCCCCAAAAACCGATCCAAGAGAGTATATTTGGTGCGTTATGACTcgtatgttttatttattgttcccTGCAAAAGTCAATTTAACTACGGTACTTCAAATTTGTTGGTATAGTACGTtctaatatatttaatattcaacttttttttttttccaattctgACACTTAAGAACTGTTCACAGGATGTCTCTGACTTCTGAGAAAAATCCATGTTcagcgtgtgtgcatgcagcaCGCCTCAATCACTGAAGCACCAACATCCAACAAacagtggaaaataaaacacattatcCAAGAGAAGTGGAACTGTTGGGCTTCTTctgaaaaataagtaaataaaagtaaactgCCACGAGTGAATGCATCTTGTGACTTGGTGCtgtataaattaattaattaaactgaatttatttaaactgtCTAAAGATGCAGCATTTGAGGGAATTATGATTATTTTGCTCtaagtgatatatatatatatatatatatatatatatatatattagatttttttttttttttttaaatgactatGTCTTGTTGTTTTGACAGATAATGATAAATGCTGTTTTGGCCGGATGAGCCTGACAGAAGGAATTGTTGCTGAGTCCTgggcagcagagacagacattcCTTCGTTGGTTGTGTTGTCAAAGATAAGGCTCCAGTAGCGACGTGTGCTGTTATTAGATTTCCTCTCGACTAAGGACAGTGATAAACAGACTGAACGCGGCTCATTCCTGCAAGAAATGCTCATCACCCTTTCTTAAAAGTGTCTTTTGTCAAGACAACGAATCGACACTGATGAGATTTCAGCTTCGGACCAGAGaactgacattttacataagATCTGCCTTCACTGATTATTCCGTTATCGAAACAACAAACTGGTGTGTTGGTATGTGTGGTCGCCTCATGATGGTGTAAACCTGCAAATGAACACTTCAGCAGCTGTGAAGTGGAATAGCTTCAAAACAACTGAAGACCGGGATAATGTGCTGGCTCAAAGAGGGCCAGAACTCACAGCCACTTAGATTATTGACTCCAAACATTTGGGAAAATGGCAAATCGATGTCCTAAAAACTAACTTTGTCAAACTATCAACCCCAGATTTAAATAGATTCagtgacctaaaaaaaaaaaaaaagcccagcaAGCTCTCACAGCTAAGAAGCTGGAATAATCAAAAGTTAGCCCCCTTTTTCAATAGGTGCTGATTTTTATTATATGATCCTGCTAATTGACTAACAGACTGTTTCAGCTCCAGTTTCAGCTTATTCAGGGGATGAATAGTTTGGATATTTGCAAACTGTTTTCCTGATTCTGGATTAGTATCTGCTTCCTAAAGCAGAGGCAGATGGCCCTGCCGGCCCAGAGCAGGGTTCACACTGGAAAAGACCAGGCTTTGTGCAGATGTTTGAATGTTCCTCCAGCTGTGTGGTAAATGTGGGAGTGTGCTTGGCTGATTTCAGTTTCCTTCAGAAGGGGCAGTCATGAATAAATCAGACATGTCGGCCTGGGAGATGATGGCCTGGAGCTGACCAGACCGAGAGAAGGAGCAAACCAGTGCCCTGAAAACGCTCTATAGAAAATATCCATTAGCActgagaggggggggggggcatggatCAGCCACGACATACATTCCTTCAGTGTAGCAGCGCGTTTGCAGCCAGTTGGAGGCAAAAGGccgagaaaataaaaaaacaacagcatgtgCGCAACGTATTCATCGAAGCATCCATAAGCAGCTTATGTGCACACAGGCCGGACGTGCGTTTGACAAGAAAAATCACCCGGGGGCTCCACACCTGCGGGGAATTACAAGCGTTTCACGGCCTGGCGTGGTGATCCAGAAGGTGTGTGCGGCGAAAcggacacaaacaaacaggcgGCACTGACCTGACGATGGGTCCGAGCTGCAGGatgtgcagcagcaggatgagcgGTCTGTCCCGGCTCAGGTCCCGGTGGATGAAGGTGAGAGTCAGCTGGACCAGCACGGACGGAACCAGCGTGAAGAGCAGCGTCAGTCCCTGCCAGATCTGGTCCCCGGCGGAGCGGTACGTGGAGCTGAGGTAGAGCGCTGCCGTGGTCTCGGCCGTGAACAGAGACACCGACACAAAGATGGAACTGGGGAGTCGCATCCTCGGATCACTCCGCCATCTGAGGGACGAGGCGCGCCGCTTCCCTCCGGGTCTGTCCGTCCATACCGCGACCGCCAGCAACCCGCAGAGGGACGGCACGGGACGGCGTGATGCACCGAGGACACGCCGgccgccgcagcagcagcagcgactgaacagagaggggaggagggaggagggaggaggctgTGCCGGGGAGGGACTGATGGGGGCGCAACAGCACCTTTACGCACTGAAGCTCTGCATGCATGACTCACTGTTGACCTGCGCTGCTTTGTATGACGGCAGTGAGGCTTAAATAacacatcagtgtttttgtgtttcatccgGACACTTTATTAAGATCAGCAACACTGTAGATTTTCTACTGGACAGcttggaccaaaaaaaaaaaaaaaacaacacacatttacagcctATAAATGTTACACAACAGGCACAGTTAGCGTCGAAAAActgctttggtttgtttgttttttttttttctaattacaACTTCAACAGAAACACTGTTCAAACCATTTTCACTTCACAGTCTGACAGATGCACCACATCTAACTGCTGAAAATGTAACATGAAGGCCTCATTATCACATTTAGTCAAAAGTAATTCACATAACAGAGATGCAAAAGGGAGCATTTTGAGACAAtactggaagaaaaacaaacacattttactttttcGTTCTGTCTTcgtgacacacagacagtttaTTGTACTCATTCTTTTCCCACATAGTTAAAGTCAGAACGTTGAATGCTGACCATATTAAAAACCCCTGTGCGGCACCTAACACAGCTTCAAACATCACTTAGAGAGCTCTCACAAAGCTACAACCTCAGATCAGATAATCCAATCAGTCATATTgcacaagcaaaaaacaaagtgagacTATTGAAGGAACGATAAATCAGTTTTCTCTCTCCATTATATTTATCATTAAGTAACTTGAGAACTTACGTACCCTAAAGACATACATGTCTGCGATATGTGAAGCTGAGCTGGTGCAGTGgtagaaaacatttaaaggcaTTATGTGACactagtttttcttttattctcttaAGCTGTTTGTGGTGTATGTGTTTCAGACCTGAGAGCAGCATCTTTGTACAATCTGCTGCAGTTTCAATCCCCGTATGAGCAGAACCGCATGTCAAAGCTCTCGATATTCAGTGCACAGGTTTTCAAAGAGTGTCCTGTTCCGATTGCCATATAAAAGTTCTCactgtggaaaatgaaaaatgcacagtCAGCTATCAATGTGTTGCTTTCAGGCTGAAGAAAATGTCTCTTTGAAAGTCTTCCATGCACAATTGTGTACACAAATCTGTCATCTACTTTAGATATTGCAATGTCCCTGCGAAATGCCACACTGGAAACAGATTTTCTTAAGTTATCACAAATAGATATATAACTTTTTCACGTCTCTACCTCCTTGCCTGTCGGTGAGTTAGTGCAGTTGACTACCttgcaaatgaaacaataaGTGGAATGGATTCTGGAAAAGCCTGGTAGCTGAACGTTCACTGTACTACAGACACCAAACAACACTTTAACTGTACTCAAATGCGGTTTTCTAAACACCCAAACAAACCATCGACCCTGATTCTAAAGTTTCTACCAATCCAACTTTCACAGGATTTcagagggaaggagaggtgGCTGCTCAGGTCAGCGAACAGAAGTAACCGGGCTTCATTCACACAAAGACGCTGAACAGAGGAAACTCCGACTGGTCCGGCTGCAAGAGGTCAACCAGGAAGCAGACCGTCCCTGAGAGGCCTTCGAACAGACTGTAGATGCTGGTCACTGAGTGTGAGCCGGCCTTGAACTCCTCAGTGAAGACAAACTCGGCAAACCTTTCGGGAGGAAAAAAGAGTGAGGAGAAATGAGAGTTCCTTTAAAATCACGGGTACTGCCA
This portion of the Echeneis naucrates chromosome 21, fEcheNa1.1, whole genome shotgun sequence genome encodes:
- the LOC115062008 gene encoding dynein light chain Tctex-type 3; this encodes MEEYHSGEEVVFSADEASVSVKECIEGVIGGTDYNQNKVNQWTASIVEHSLTHLVKQGRPFKYMVNCTIMQKSGAGLHTANSCYWDTATDGSCTVRWENRTMYCVVSVFAVAL
- the xk gene encoding membrane transport protein XK encodes the protein MRLPSSIFVSVSLFTAETTAALYLSSTYRSAGDQIWQGLTLLFTLVPSVLVQLTLTFIHRDLSRDRPLILLLHILQLGPIVRCLEAFCIYGSVGRVEEPYVSITRKKQMPRGGQSEEVERQVGQAEGKLFTHRAAFARTSVIQAFLGSAPQLTLQLYICVLQRGVSIGRGTLMVISLLSIVYGALRCNILAIKIKYDDYEVDVRPMAYLCIFLWRSFEIATRVVVLVLFSSVLQFWVLPVVLLNFLVFFLYPWILFWQSHSPFPENIEKTLTRVGTTIVLCLLTFLYAGINMFCWSAVQVKLNDPDLINKSQNWYRMAVYYMLRFVENASLLLLWYIYKTDFYKFICAPLLVLQLLVAYAIAIFFMLVFYQFCHPCRRLFSSSMTQGLWNCSSLLCLMCNSAAPQNRPIGKAALDPPSPSAYTEPADDRAPDSTSDSTDDMPNDTSYDMLNNTIYDIPNEMTANIADGINGDVSHGVSCNA